The sequence GACAATCAAATAGTGAAACTTTTTTTACAAAAAATGGAAAAGTAATTGCAAAAGATATAGTAAATTTAGATTCACAATTGGAAAGCATTGATGAAAATAATCTGTTTTTATCAATAGTTGCAGCAAGTGGAGGGACAAATTATGTGATAACGGATATGAAAAGTGAACATTTGTGGCGTGAAGAATTTAGAGATTTTGGGCTAGTATCACCTAAGAGAACAGGTAAAATTTTTATAACGACTTCAAAGGAAAATGTTGTTAATGTAAGAGAAAACCATGGTTCAGATAGCTCAATAATTCATAAATTAGCGAATAATGTTACAGTTGAGGAAATTTCAAATGAAGGTGCCTGGAAATATGTGTATTTTTATAATAAAGATGGGGGATATTATATGAAAGGATATATACATAAAAGCCAGTTAAAATAGTTTATGATAAAATTAATTATAAATAGGAATAATAGGAATATAGTAAACAAAAAAGGGGTATAATAATTTTATTTGAATTGCTAAAATAATTTTGTGAAAGTTTTAAGATTTAAAGGGGGAAATTGATTGTGGTAAATAGAAAATTTAATGGGGTAGATATTGGGGATAGTGCGGTTGCATTTTTTGAAAAATTAGCTAAGCTGGAAAGTGGAGGAAAATATGATTTAGCAGACCAAAAATACTATATTGGAAAATATCAAATAGGAACAGATGTTTTGATGGATATGGGATGGCTTCCAAAAGGATCAACTTGGGCAAATGCCAGATTTATTGGTGAAGGTGCCACAAAATGGAAGTTAACAGGAAAACAAAGTTTTTTGAATACTCCAGCAGCACAAGATGAAGTAATTATGCGTTCTGTAAAAATGAGATGGGCAACTTTGAAAAAACATAAGGACAAAATTTGTAAAAATATAGCAGTTCCTAAAAATGCAGTTTATAAAGCGCCAGGAAAAGTAACTGCTTCTGAAACAAAAGTAAAAACAATAATAATGAAAAAAAGAAATCAAGGCTATAAAGCGGAAGATTTGAGAGGGAAAAGTTTTTTGCTTACATCATCTGGAATGCTTGCTGCCTCACATTTATGTGGACAAGGTGCAATGTCTAATGCTTTGGAAAATAATTTTAAAGGAGTATGGGGAATACCAGTAGATGGAAATTCCATGCCTTCACTGCTTTATGCTGAAAATTTAGCAGGACATGACTTATCAGTAATTATTGGATTCAAGGATAATTGTGAAGTTGGATATAAAGTTGTGGAGAAAAATCATACTCAGACTGATAATAAAAATATAAATAAACAGGCTGCAGTTCAGCAGAAACCTAAAAATAATATTTCAAATAATTCTCAATCAAAACCAGTACAAATGCAAAAACCTGTTTCAACCTCAAATACTACAAAAATAGAAAATGTTGAAAATACCAGCAAAATCGGAGTATTCACATTTAATGGGCAGAAATTTGAGGAAGTCTGGGATAGCGAAGAGTATAAAAGAGACAGAGCTGAAAACGGGAAAGCTCCTGAATTAGCTTTTGTAAATCCTGAAGAGTCTATTTTAAAGAGGCTGCAAGCTAAATTTCAAGATGAAAATCTTTATAATCAGAATTATGTAAAATATTTGGAAACTAAGACTGGGAAAAAGGTGCTGGAAGAAAATAAGGAAGATATAAATATTATTTTGAAAATGTATGATGAGGCAACAAAAGACAATGAAAACATTGGGAATGTAATAAGACAGCATGGGTTTGATGTCTTGAGGGGAAGAGAAGAGAATAATGAAGTTTTGCGGATACAGGATATAGTTTATTATATTTATTCGTACCCTATTCAAAATAAAACTAGCATAGAGTCGCTGGAATACGTGCTTAGTCAATATTCAGCAAAATATGTTAAATTTCCTGATAAAAAGCCTGTAAATAAATTTAAGAAACAAAATGACTATGTTGATAAAATACAAGGTGTGATTCAGATACATGTGAAAGATGAGGAAGTTAAGATTGAAAAAAATCAATTACCTGAAAAATATGACAAATACATGCAAGGAATAAAGGATATTGATGAAATTATTATAAAAGTTGCAAAAAGACAGTCTTCAGAATTGCAAAAATCAAGATGTGAAAATTTGATAAGAGAACTTGGAGAAAATGTATTAGAATATGAAAAAACTTATTCTATAGATGAAAATGGAGTCAGACAGTTTCCTTTATCAAGAAGGCTGATTGACAATATAATAATTGAATTTTTGAAGGTTCAGACTGGATTTAAGGAAGAAAATGAAATTAAGTATTTTGATAATCATAAATATAGAGATAGTAATATAGTGAGAAATTATTTATTATGGTATATAAAAAAACACAAAGGAATAGATTTACCTTCAAAAAGTGAAATGGGACTATTTGACAGGCTTCAAAAAATTGGAAAAGATATAAGGGTAACTACTGTTCTTAATGACTGGATAACTTCAAAATCAGCAATAAAAGTACGGAATATCAGACAAATAAGTAATTTGATAGATAAAGTTTATGAAAATTATAGGGATGATTCAGATTTTGAGAAAGATAAAAGTATTATTCAGGCTTTATTTAAGGACAGTAAGGAATTAAGAGATTATGCAGCAAATGTTGATTCTATGGACTTGTATTCGTTTTATAAATCATTTTATGATTTGCAGAATATTATAAATCCTACTGGAGAGTTGTTTGTAAATACTAACTGCATGTTAAAGTGTACGCTTGGAAAGGATATAAGCAGGCTAATAATAAATGAAGATAGAGTAATGCTTGGAGGAGCAAAGCAGGCAAATATAAATGACACAAATATTCAGCCTTTTAAATCATGTAGTGCTATCGGGATTTGTCAGCCAGCATTAATAGGGACATGGGAGAAAAATACAGATGTAAAAGTAAGAGACAAGCCAGCATTGCTGGATATTTCGACTATACAATGTATGCACGGTGGAATAATAAGTATTGATGATGCTGGACAAAAAGAAGTAGGAACGGCAGCTACTAAAACAGAAGAAGTTAAGGAAGCTGAGAGAGATGCAGATTGTCAATATAAGCTGTTAATAAATATTTGTAGCGATATAAATAATAATTTTATGCAGATACAGCTGAAAAAAGAGGCACAAAAATATGCTAAATGGAAAAAATATAAAACTGAGGTAATGGACAATATGCGTTCTTACTTTGCGAAAGATGTAAAAAATATGCTTGGAATAAGAAAATTAAGTGAGTCTGAAAAGAAAAATAAAGAAAATTTTATAAAGATAAACAAAGCAAAAATGCAAATTGCAAATCAGGAAGTTACCCCAGAAAAAGAAAAATATCTAAGAAAAAAAATCTATGCCGTATTCAAAGAAGCCTATAAAAGTATAAAACAAAAATCAGGGCCTAAATTTGATACAAAAGGAGTAATAAAAAATCATGGATTAAGCCTATGTGATTATGAGAGGAAAAATTTCTATTCTGCAAAAATGCTTCCAGTAATAACTTATGGTTATTTAATGCAAGCTGGAAATCTAACTATAACAGAAAATACAAAAAAATTGATTGAATCAGAATTAAATAGTGATATAAACACTTCAAATACAGGACAAATAAAATTACAAAACTACAAAATACAAAATAATGTAAGACAGGCAAAAGCAGTTCCAAAACAAAGAATAAAATCATCAGATGTATCAAACTGGATTGGAATAGGGAAAATGCTTTATACATCTATAAAACACGCTCCAACTGCAAATGATATTTTAAATGGAATAAGAAAAAATGGGAGAAGTGTAGCAGTGTGTCCGTTTAGTCAAGGAGTGTGGGATGAGACTCATAGTTCATCGAATAGGATAAATGTAAATTCTAATAATGTTGCACAAAAAAATATACAAAAAAAAGCTGATAATAGTTCTGAAAAGGAGGTTAAGGTAGATACAAAGAGAAATAATTCGGTAATTCAAAATGAAAATAATAAAAATACAACAATAATGAATAAAATAATTCCTTCAATAGAACAAACTCAAAATTCAAATAACAATTTAAATAAAAATATAAAAGAACAAAAACAAATTATTCAAAATGTTCCGCAAAAAAAACAAGAAACTAATGTATGTAAAATAAATAATTGTCCGCATAAAGAAATTGGAGAAAGAGCACCATGGATAAAAATTGCGGAAGAAGAAATGAAAAAATATAGAGGACAAAAAGAATCAGGTAAAACTTTATACAGCAGAATACAGAAAACATATTTTTCTATGGCAAATTTTGGGACAGATAAAAATCCTACTAAAGTTGCATGGTGTGCAGCATTTATAACATACTGCATAAAAACATCGGGATATAAAAACTCATCAAATCCTTCTGTTGGAGGTTATGACTGGGGAGTTGCACCAAGACCAGGATTGCCAAAAAGAGGTTGGTTTGAAGGAGAAAAAACACAACCTTTTGTAGGAGCTATAGGAATTTTTAAATTTCGAAATGGATATAGCCATGTAGCTATATTAGTTGGAAAAAGAAAAAATGGAATGTATGTATTTTTAGGTGGAAATCAAAACAATGAAATTAATAAAACTGCTTTTGAACCAAGTAGAATTGATTATTTTATGAAGCCTAAAAGTTATATAGTAAAACCAGAAGAACGAGAATTGCCAATAATTACAGATTCACAAAATACAGGTACCGTAGGATAAAGGAGATAAAATGATAAAATTATTGATTAAAATAATAGTACTGACTTTGATTTCATGTTGTGGAAAAAATAATGAAAACTTGTTTAATAATGTTAAATATAAGGAAAATACAGAAAAAAAACCACAAAAAATATTGAAAAAAGTAAGTTTTGATAATAAAAAAATGAATGATAAGACAATGAGCGTATCACTTAAAAGAATTATTGACATTATTATTAAAGCTCGAAAAAGTAAAAATTATATATTAGAAAAATATGATAATGACATTTTTAAAAAATATAGAGAATATTTTGATGATAATAAAAATAATAATGAATTTTTTGAAAAAACATCGAGTATACTTTTAAAATTAGAAAATAAATTGGATAGCTTGGGTTATAATAAAAAAATTGAAGAAACTATTAAAGTTAAAGATGGTGAATATAGTTGTTCAATTCAGATAACAAAAAATCCTAAAAAATTAGGATATGTTAATGGAGATATATATGGAACCGTTATCTGTTCATCTGAAGATAATGATTCGATGAGTAGGTTTGAAGAAATTTATTTGACAAAAATAGGGGCACAGTATTATATATTAGATTTATTAATTTCATAATTTTGTAAAAAAATAAAAATTATTTAATCTTAAAATTAAAATATAAAACTTAATTTAAGTAATATAAAACACAAAAATTGAAAATAATAATATTGACAAAATCCAAATTTTATTGTATCATTATATTAATTAAAAAATAATTAAAATATAAAGAAGGGGGAAAATAAAGTTATTTGAAAATTGTATAAAATTAGTTTAAATGGATTGCAAAAAGTTGGTTTACAGTAATTAATTTTTATATGATACTAAGAATAACTTTAAAGGAAATATGGGGAATAAGAATGTTATAAATCAGACTAATCGAACTATTTTATTTGAGGAAATTAATCCAGAGAAAATGGATATCTTGACGCTTATTAATGATGCGAGGGATATGGATTCACTGGATGATGAGAATGTTATTGAGATTAACAGGCATCTTTTGGTTGGAAGTTTTGAAGAGTTTTTGGAAAAATTTGATCCGAAGGTGTATAGTTATTTTGATGCGGAGAGTCAGAGTATTAAGTATATTTTGAAAAAGCCGGAGGGAGTACCTGAGGATTTGGTGACAGAAATTAAGATTAATAATGGGAATACGTTTTTTAAAATGCTTAGTACATTGATTGAGGCGAGAAAATCGCAAGGGAACAGGAATGTGGATTTTAAGTTTGAAAATATTTTGGAGCTAATTTCACCAAAAAAGGTTATTGAGGATATTAAGCAGACGAGAAAAGAGATTGCGTATATTTATCAGAAATACGAAGAACTGGATGATGAGAATCCTAAAAAACTGGAATTAGGAGATAAACTTAATTCAAAGTTTGAAGAAGCTTCAGAAAATTATAGTAATGTACTTGGAATGTTACCACTTGCGATTGAAGACATAAAAACTCGGCTTTTAATTGGAAGTGATACTAATAATTTTAAGTCAGAGAAAATAAAGCTGGGAATGCTTCAAGTAGGAGAAAAAGGAGAGCTTGAAGTAATTGAGTATAAGCAGGAAAATCAGACGGCTCTTGCCATGATTGAAGAGAAAAATACGACGGCTCTGGTTGAGGCTTTTAGGGATGACTATGAAAATGTTACCGATGAGCCGAATAAATATATTAGCGATTTGGTTGTCAGAACATTTGTGCCGCTTGCAAAGACATTTGTAGATGTTGATCCTGAGCAGGAAGTTGAAAATTATAATAATTATTTGGCGTTTTATAAGTCAGCACAGGAAGATTTTATAAAAATTGCAAAACCTCTAATTGAAAAAATATTGGGTGTGAAAATGTTTTTTGAGCAGTATGATGTGAGAATGGGACTTATGAAACCAACGCTTTTGATTACAAATGTAAAGCCTGAAATGATTGTAAAGGCTGGAAATAAGGATAAATTAAGAGCATTTTTGAACACAACTAATGAAAAGAATGACTTTGACAATACAGTATGGTTTGGAATTTATCCAAATGTTGATTTGGAAATGAAAAAAACTGAGAAAAAAGTTCGTGAAAGATTTATGGGAACAAAGAATGAAGATAAAACTGAAAAAAATACAATTGAAGTATTAACAAGCTTAATGACTATATTAGCGGAATATAGAGTCCAAGTATTTTTTAATTTTGAAGGAAAGCCTGAAACTTCGTTTGACAACCTTGCTACAATGGGTGTAGATAAATATATTGAAAAGACTCAAATGTTGGAAAATCAAAAATATTCTGAATATTTAATACCAGTAATTCCTAATTTTACGATAATTCCAAAAGATAAGTCAGGTGTTATGCTGGATTATAAAATGAAATTTGAAGAAGAAACAGGGGTTTCACTTTCAAAAGAACAGGAAGATTTGTTGAAATTCTGGATAGAAGGAGTGTATGTTGATGCGTCGTATGTTGCAGCTGGAATAATCGGAGCCACACAATGTTCAAATTATCTAAAGGAAAGGTTTCCAAACGTATCGCCACAATATCCAGGAGTACGTTTTGACATTGAGGAAAAAGACAATTCTTATCATGCAAAAACAACAATGTCTAAGGAAATATCAGGATTTACAAATACAATAAAGGATAGAATAAATCAATTTAACTATGGATTTGTATTTTCATCAGATAATGCAAATGTGGCACGTGAAAAAATACGGAATATAGTTGTATATAAGGCAAGAACTTTGCTAAAAAATCTGGATGGAGGCTATGAGCCGCTTTATAAGACACTTACAACGACGTATATTGAAAGAACGTTAAGATTTACAACGACAGACTTTAAAGAAGATAAGTTAAATATGTTTTTCAGTACAAATCCTGAAAGTCAAAAATCAGT is a genomic window of Leptotrichia hongkongensis containing:
- a CDS encoding DUF4280 domain-containing protein: MVNRKFNGVDIGDSAVAFFEKLAKLESGGKYDLADQKYYIGKYQIGTDVLMDMGWLPKGSTWANARFIGEGATKWKLTGKQSFLNTPAAQDEVIMRSVKMRWATLKKHKDKICKNIAVPKNAVYKAPGKVTASETKVKTIIMKKRNQGYKAEDLRGKSFLLTSSGMLAASHLCGQGAMSNALENNFKGVWGIPVDGNSMPSLLYAENLAGHDLSVIIGFKDNCEVGYKVVEKNHTQTDNKNINKQAAVQQKPKNNISNNSQSKPVQMQKPVSTSNTTKIENVENTSKIGVFTFNGQKFEEVWDSEEYKRDRAENGKAPELAFVNPEESILKRLQAKFQDENLYNQNYVKYLETKTGKKVLEENKEDINIILKMYDEATKDNENIGNVIRQHGFDVLRGREENNEVLRIQDIVYYIYSYPIQNKTSIESLEYVLSQYSAKYVKFPDKKPVNKFKKQNDYVDKIQGVIQIHVKDEEVKIEKNQLPEKYDKYMQGIKDIDEIIIKVAKRQSSELQKSRCENLIRELGENVLEYEKTYSIDENGVRQFPLSRRLIDNIIIEFLKVQTGFKEENEIKYFDNHKYRDSNIVRNYLLWYIKKHKGIDLPSKSEMGLFDRLQKIGKDIRVTTVLNDWITSKSAIKVRNIRQISNLIDKVYENYRDDSDFEKDKSIIQALFKDSKELRDYAANVDSMDLYSFYKSFYDLQNIINPTGELFVNTNCMLKCTLGKDISRLIINEDRVMLGGAKQANINDTNIQPFKSCSAIGICQPALIGTWEKNTDVKVRDKPALLDISTIQCMHGGIISIDDAGQKEVGTAATKTEEVKEAERDADCQYKLLINICSDINNNFMQIQLKKEAQKYAKWKKYKTEVMDNMRSYFAKDVKNMLGIRKLSESEKKNKENFIKINKAKMQIANQEVTPEKEKYLRKKIYAVFKEAYKSIKQKSGPKFDTKGVIKNHGLSLCDYERKNFYSAKMLPVITYGYLMQAGNLTITENTKKLIESELNSDINTSNTGQIKLQNYKIQNNVRQAKAVPKQRIKSSDVSNWIGIGKMLYTSIKHAPTANDILNGIRKNGRSVAVCPFSQGVWDETHSSSNRINVNSNNVAQKNIQKKADNSSEKEVKVDTKRNNSVIQNENNKNTTIMNKIIPSIEQTQNSNNNLNKNIKEQKQIIQNVPQKKQETNVCKINNCPHKEIGERAPWIKIAEEEMKKYRGQKESGKTLYSRIQKTYFSMANFGTDKNPTKVAWCAAFITYCIKTSGYKNSSNPSVGGYDWGVAPRPGLPKRGWFEGEKTQPFVGAIGIFKFRNGYSHVAILVGKRKNGMYVFLGGNQNNEINKTAFEPSRIDYFMKPKSYIVKPEERELPIITDSQNTGTVG
- a CDS encoding transcriptional regulator, whose translation is MGNKNVINQTNRTILFEEINPEKMDILTLINDARDMDSLDDENVIEINRHLLVGSFEEFLEKFDPKVYSYFDAESQSIKYILKKPEGVPEDLVTEIKINNGNTFFKMLSTLIEARKSQGNRNVDFKFENILELISPKKVIEDIKQTRKEIAYIYQKYEELDDENPKKLELGDKLNSKFEEASENYSNVLGMLPLAIEDIKTRLLIGSDTNNFKSEKIKLGMLQVGEKGELEVIEYKQENQTALAMIEEKNTTALVEAFRDDYENVTDEPNKYISDLVVRTFVPLAKTFVDVDPEQEVENYNNYLAFYKSAQEDFIKIAKPLIEKILGVKMFFEQYDVRMGLMKPTLLITNVKPEMIVKAGNKDKLRAFLNTTNEKNDFDNTVWFGIYPNVDLEMKKTEKKVRERFMGTKNEDKTEKNTIEVLTSLMTILAEYRVQVFFNFEGKPETSFDNLATMGVDKYIEKTQMLENQKYSEYLIPVIPNFTIIPKDKSGVMLDYKMKFEEETGVSLSKEQEDLLKFWIEGVYVDASYVAAGIIGATQCSNYLKERFPNVSPQYPGVRFDIEEKDNSYHAKTTMSKEISGFTNTIKDRINQFNYGFVFSSDNANVAREKIRNIVVYKARTLLKNLDGGYEPLYKTLTTTYIERTLRFTTTDFKEDKLNMFFSTNPESQKSVWLKDTKYVNGIMQKGDDLSHIIDVDNGICQLNITFAGNLKNLQVEINKN